A single region of the Biomaibacter acetigenes genome encodes:
- a CDS encoding flagellar protein FlaG translates to MWGDKVRVEGIANSGGYMPMADSMAKETAASSEVEVTNTKESNGGSIDFKKVIGKKDFDTIVQGLKNIAKELKETRFEFSIHKATKRVIVKIFDKNTDKLITEIPPEKILDLIASIWEQAGFIVDKKV, encoded by the coding sequence ATGTGGGGTGATAAAGTGAGGGTCGAGGGTATAGCAAACAGCGGCGGTTATATGCCTATGGCGGATAGCATGGCAAAGGAAACAGCGGCAAGTTCGGAAGTAGAGGTAACCAATACAAAAGAAAGTAACGGCGGTTCCATTGATTTTAAAAAAGTCATTGGGAAAAAAGATTTCGATACCATAGTTCAGGGCCTCAAGAATATCGCAAAAGAATTGAAAGAGACCAGGTTCGAGTTTTCCATACATAAAGCAACTAAAAGGGTCATAGTAAAAATATTTGATAAAAACACAGATAAGCTCATCACAGAAATACCGCCGGAAAAGATTCTGGACCTCATCGCATCCATATGGGAGCAAGCAGGATTTATAGTGGATAAGAAGGTTTAA